The DNA region CCATgcgaaatttaaagaaaaataaaaaaacaaaataattaataataaatagaaaaatcataaaagaataaaataaataaattataacaaCAAAAGCAAATATTTGCCCTTTTACATAATTTTCTTATCCAATTTCAAGGACCATATTTTGGTATAAAAGTTCAATTCTGCTATCAGTGCTTATATTTTGTgaaagttatgaatttagtccttatactttaattttattatttttacttatattttttaaactttaaaatttcagttCTCACCCAATGAtatctattaaattcattaagttgtgttatttttaaaatctgacgtgacaaacatattatcatatgtgtaatgttatgtcaacttgttatttccacatattactcactaaaaattcagTTAATTGATTAACGATTGTCGTCTGTGccaagattaaatttttaaaatttgaaaagtacagggATTTAGAACGATCCCTTTGGAGAATATGGACCAAATCTATTAGTGTATGCACAATATGAGACCagtaattgaatttaatcaaATAGATATAACTATAACTATTTGAGTcagaattaaaatttcaaatttttaaagaaaagagactaaaattgatcaattcaaaaaagataaggactaaatttaatcaaatcaaaacaTAGGGACTAAATACATAATTTTTGTTTAACGACTaataatagtagaatttaacaaaaaaaaaaaaaacctcaatgCCCTTCGTTCACGAACACAAGGccttgaaaaaaagaaaaagaaaacaacacaGCCATGAGTTTCCATCTTTCTGCAAACTGAGTTGTTGATGAAAGGAAACAGCAGTTGTAAAAAGTGTGGGCAAATCGCCCAACTGTTACCAAGCAAACAATAAGACTAAATTTCTTTTGACCCATCCCCAAATTCCCATTTCAACTTCATCAATAACAAGTCAATTCCTCGCCTTACATTGAACTGCGGTGAAAAAAAATCAGCTTTTTATCTCAAATCAGGGCTTTGGGTCAGTTTCCTATTCTTTCATTATCATCATTcatcatttttatgtttatattcaTTTGGTTTCTTCTAATTTTCGTGTTTTGCTGTTTATGAATTGATATTTTTGTTTTCCAATTAATTCAATGCTTATATTGAGAGTTAGAAACTTGCTTGGAGTAGGTTTTCGGTTCTGGGTTCgaatgattttatgttttggaTTAAGAAACTTGTTTATGTTTTTTCACCAGAGGGTTCATATTAAACGAATTTATATCCAATCCCACCATTATAGAAAAgcttaatatatgcatatatgtgtgtgtgtgtgtgtgtgtgtgtgtgtgtgtacatAGCATAAAGGATGTTGGGGGTTGGGTATCCGGAAAGGGATCGTAGAGGCCGGAATTTGAATCCGGTGCTGGCTTAGTGTTACCCTCCGAAGGATGGTTGCATGAACTAACTGAACTAATATTCAGGGTTCAAAACTGGAATTTGAATCCTATACCTACCTAGTACTGCCTCTTAAGGATGAGTGCATGAACCTATTGAGCTAATCTTCGGGCTCAAAAGCTTTTTATTGTCGTCAATAAAATCTATATAGAAATTGGATATGAAATTTTCTGTTTCTGAAACCTATTATGTTTGTTTTCGGTCAATGAAAGATGGTGTAAAGAATATTAGCTCTAGCATATCCTAATTTATTCAGTTGACCTTATAAATCGGCGCTTAAATTATTAGGTGAGGGCGGTGAGTCGCTGCTTAAGCATTGATCAAATGTGTAGTAACTAAGAACTTGAATGAGGAGCTTAAAcacattttgtttctttttgtttggTACAGTGGGATTTTAGAGAGAAATGAGTGCCACAAGACACCGGGCCGTAGGGGGTGGGGTTAACCATGTATTGGACTATTTGAGACGAATGCAAGCGGAGAATCCTTCGTTCTTTTATGCAATTCAAGGTGATAATGACCACACCGGTGGAAGCATATTTTGGGTGGATGCAACATCAAGGATGAATTACGCTTACTTTGGGGATACTGTCGTATTTGACACAACATATAGGACCAATCGTTATAGGGTTCCATTTGCCTCGTTTAGTGGACTCAACCACCATGGGCAGACGGTGCTGTTTGGTTGTGCTTTAATTCTCAATGACTCTGAGGCCTCATTTGCATGGCTATTCCAAACTTGGCTTCATGCAATGTCTGATCGTCGTCCCATCTCAATAACAACTGACCCTGATCGTCTCATACAGATGGCTGTCACACAGGTTCTTCCAGAAACACGCCTTAGATTCAATAGGTGGAGCATTTTCAAAGAAACCCAAGAGAAGCTGGCTCACATATACCAATCACAGCCTACATTCGAAATAGAATTTAAGAAATGCGTTAATGAGACTGAGACAATTAATGAGTTTGAATCATCATGGGTTTCGCTTCTGGAACGTTACTTTGTGATGGACAATGAATGGCTTCAGTCAATGTACAATGCTCGGCAAGAGTGGGTCCCTGCTTATATGCGAGATACCTTCTTTGGGGACTTTTCTATAACCGAGAGAAACATAGGTTTAAACTCATTCTTTGAAGGGTTTGTGAATGCATCGACCACCATACAGATGTTGATTAAACAGTATGAGAAAGCCGTAGCAAGTTGGCACGAGAAAGAGTTAAAGTCTGATTATGACAGCACCAACACTTCACCGGTTCTTAAGACACCATCTCCTATGGAAAAACAAGCTGCTAATCTCTATACGCGAAGAATATTCATGAAGTTCCAGGAGGAGCTAGTTGAGACCCTTGCCAATCCTGCCACTAAAATCGATGACTCAGGAACTGTTGCAACATATCGGGTGGCCAAATTCGGGGAAGAGCACAAAGCGCACACCGTTAATTTCACTTCTTTTGAGATGAAAGCTAATTGCAGTTGCCAAATGTTTGAACATTCCGGGATCATATGCAGGCACATATTAGCAGTTTTCAGAGTGAAAAATGTTCTCACACTACCTTCACAATATGTACTAAAGCGATGGACGAGAAATGCCAAAATTGGAGACATGCAGGATGAACATGCTACCGAATTGCCAAATAATTCCCGGGAATCCTTAACAGATCGGTACAATACTCTACGCCAAGAAGCTATTAAGTACGTTGAAGAAGGGGCGAAATCTATTCATGTTTACAATGTGGCAATGGATGCTTTACAAGAGGCACTGAAAAAGGTTAGCTCTGCAAAAAACCAAAGCCCTATATCTGCTGAAGATGGAGCACTGAGCAATGGACGTAATCAAGAGTTGCATGCAGCTGGAGATATCGAGACAGTGGCATGTCAATCTGCGGTCAGTTTCTcctactttatatatatatatttgctggCATTTAGGGCTTGGACGGTTGATCGGTGTTTATTTATTCAGTCCTGTTGATGTGTTGGTATGTTCATCGAGTCATATCAACAATACTCATCTGAGATTAACAGCGGTACCAACATAACTCTAACTCAATGCTAACTTTTTTACACTACTGCCTCAATGATTTGGGTTAGTATGTATGTGTGTATTATCTGACTGCAATCTTTTTCTATTAGAGAGGATCCCACCAGAGCGCCTTCTACTTCTATTAGGCCCTAAACTAAGATCAAAATCATTCTCGACAAACACATAAAAAGTGcatccatatttttcatttggtcTGGGTACAGACCAAAGGTCTTGAATGATTGATCCAGCCGAACCACTCAAAAGATAAAtaggtatttttttatttcttcatgCTCGTTCCTAGCTCAAACCACCATTCCTACAGATAAGAATCCCATTCATTACATGATTTCTTCTTCATATAGATAGATACAGGACATACGAAGCAATTACATGAtcatttttatgatatatatcTGACCCTTGTGTTCATTTATCTTAAGCACACTGATACATGTGCGTGCGTGGGAAAAGAACAATCTTGGACGCATTACCATCTTTGTTTTTTGTTGTATTTGTAATTGAAATCTATGTTATTTTCCTATCATTTTGTCAACCAGGAcgagaaggaaaagaaaatccGGGAATTGACAACAGAGTTGGAGAGCATAAACCGCCGATGCGAAGTGTACAGAGCGAATCTGCTGGCTGTGTTGAGGGACATGGAAGAACAGAAGTTAAAGCTGTCTGTTAAAGTTCAAAATGCAAGGCTTAATTTGAGAGAGTGAAAGCAATGAGTAAAAAAGAAATGTTGTGAAAATGAGTCTTTGGTAGCATTTGATTTTGGCCTTCTTAGATGATTTGGCAAAGAATTAATGAATAGCTGGTTGGATTAATTTGCCAATGTAGTTCAACTTGTATTGaaaatatattgtattatatattttagggTAAGAACAgatttctaggttttttttttaaattagaagaTTTAAATatcacattatttttttattttatcatttactatatataatatatggGGTTGACTAAGTCGGTGTTACGAGTCAacaatattaattcaaaattgcTCAAATAACTTTTGGGGAgagtattaaataatattataataatgctttcttaattttatataaaatcttttaatacaaaataaaaataaattaaatgtctAAGATTCAAAGCTCGGATTTGATTTGTATGGGTGAaagtaccataaaattttttgtACTATATTTTAGATTGTATTTTAGCTCTTTTATTGAAAATTGGACAAATCAGTTAATGTACATTAGATAAGTAAGTAAAACAGACTCTTATAGAGCTTAGTGTTTATATATAagatataataacaattttaacccttaatctttacacatttattcaatttgatctctatttttttatttgaagtaaattagaaatttttaaaattaataaggctaatatttaaattaatgagGCAtggtaacaaaattttaaaaatttcaattaggcctttttaaaattaaaaaatcataaaaattataaacaaaatttataaaaaataaaaatactgacCGATTAAAATCtaatagttattaatttttttaaaaaaattgactcctattcttttttttaaaggggttaatcaattttttttaatttgttactaaGGTCATTTTGACTCTTTAAccttattagtttaaaatttttctaatttacttccaataaaagAGTAGGGTTCAAATTAAATAACTGTTAAagattgagggctaaatttgttattataccttatatgtaaacactaaaaaaaacatttaacgGTGCAATT from Gossypium hirsutum isolate 1008001.06 chromosome A04, Gossypium_hirsutum_v2.1, whole genome shotgun sequence includes:
- the LOC107949224 gene encoding protein FAR1-RELATED SEQUENCE 9 isoform X2, with protein sequence MSATRHRAVGGGVNHVLDYLRRMQAENPSFFYAIQGDNDHTGGSIFWVDATSRMNYAYFGDTVVFDTTYRTNRYRVPFASFSGLNHHGQTVLFGCALILNDSEASFAWLFQTWLHAMSDRRPISITTDPDRLIQMAVTQVLPETRLRFNRWSIFKETQEKLAHIYQSQPTFEIEFKKCVNETETINEFESSWVSLLERYFVMDNEWLQSMYNARQEWVPAYMRDTFFGDFSITERNIGLNSFFEGFVNASTTIQMLIKQYEKAVASWHEKELKSDYDSTNTSPVLKTPSPMEKQAANLYTRRIFMKFQEELVETLANPATKIDDSGTVATYRVAKFGEEHKAHTVNFTSFEMKANCSCQMFEHSGIICRHILAVFRVKNVLTLPSQYVLKRWTRNAKIGDMQDEHATELPNNSRESLTDRYNTLRQEAIKYVEEGAKSIHVYNVAMDALQEALKKVSSAKNQSPISAEDGALSNGRNQELHAAGDIETVACQSARGSHQSAFYFY
- the LOC107949224 gene encoding protein FAR1-RELATED SEQUENCE 9 isoform X1; translation: MSATRHRAVGGGVNHVLDYLRRMQAENPSFFYAIQGDNDHTGGSIFWVDATSRMNYAYFGDTVVFDTTYRTNRYRVPFASFSGLNHHGQTVLFGCALILNDSEASFAWLFQTWLHAMSDRRPISITTDPDRLIQMAVTQVLPETRLRFNRWSIFKETQEKLAHIYQSQPTFEIEFKKCVNETETINEFESSWVSLLERYFVMDNEWLQSMYNARQEWVPAYMRDTFFGDFSITERNIGLNSFFEGFVNASTTIQMLIKQYEKAVASWHEKELKSDYDSTNTSPVLKTPSPMEKQAANLYTRRIFMKFQEELVETLANPATKIDDSGTVATYRVAKFGEEHKAHTVNFTSFEMKANCSCQMFEHSGIICRHILAVFRVKNVLTLPSQYVLKRWTRNAKIGDMQDEHATELPNNSRESLTDRYNTLRQEAIKYVEEGAKSIHVYNVAMDALQEALKKVSSAKNQSPISAEDGALSNGRNQELHAAGDIETVACQSADEKEKKIRELTTELESINRRCEVYRANLLAVLRDMEEQKLKLSVKVQNARLNLRE